In the Lottiidibacillus patelloidae genome, one interval contains:
- a CDS encoding rhodanese-like domain-containing protein: protein MFAVLAGLLFIVLIYFIRNFVVPYAYLKPIEKTSVNSNDYCTIDIRDYSEVHRTPIDDAVNIPLSILHRSVNSEECDKNIVVVSDGTKGALMAARIIKKAKKKPVYYYTV from the coding sequence TTGTTTGCAGTATTAGCAGGTCTTTTATTTATAGTTTTAATATATTTCATCCGTAATTTTGTGGTGCCATATGCTTATTTAAAGCCAATTGAAAAAACTTCAGTCAATAGTAATGACTATTGCACGATTGATATAAGGGACTACTCAGAAGTTCATCGAACACCGATTGATGATGCGGTTAATATTCCACTTTCTATTTTACATCGTAGTGTTAATAGTGAAGAATGTGATAAAAATATCGTAGTTGTATCGGATGGAACAAAAGGTGCACTTATGGCAGCTAGAATAATAAAAAAAGCAAAGAAAAAGCCAGTGTATTACTATACGGTTTAA
- a CDS encoding BaiN/RdsA family NAD(P)/FAD-dependent oxidoreductase, with amino-acid sequence MFYDVIVIGGGPSGLMAAAAASEKGATVLLVDKGNKLGRKLAISGGGRCNVTNRLPVEEIIKHIPGNGRFLYSAFSIFSNEDIIRFFEKLGIKLKEEDNGRMFPTTDKAQSVVDALLNQLKKFNVTIKTNTPVKEVLYENDKTCGITLTSGETINSNAVIVAVGGKSVPHTGSTGDGYAWAEKAGHTITELFPTEVPITSNERFIREKQLQGLALRDIDLKVVNPKGKDVIVHKGDMLFTHFGISGPMALRCSQFVIKTMKKFSLKEVEMQIDSMPDDSIESVFQKLNKLGKEEPKKAIKNLYKGLVPERYLLFLLEKADLDLQQTYANTSNEQLRTFAALLKGFSFKVNGTLSIEKAFVTGGGVSVKEVNPKTMQSKIMDRLFFCGEILDIHGYTGGYNITSALVTGRLAGINAAEK; translated from the coding sequence TTGTTTTATGATGTAATTGTAATTGGTGGCGGTCCATCTGGTTTAATGGCAGCAGCTGCGGCTAGCGAAAAGGGTGCAACTGTTCTACTTGTTGATAAAGGAAATAAACTCGGAAGAAAATTAGCGATTTCTGGTGGCGGACGTTGCAATGTTACGAACAGGCTTCCTGTTGAAGAAATAATAAAACATATTCCCGGAAATGGGCGGTTTTTATATAGCGCGTTTTCTATTTTTAGTAATGAAGATATTATTAGATTCTTTGAGAAGTTAGGTATTAAATTAAAAGAAGAAGATAATGGAAGAATGTTCCCCACTACTGATAAAGCCCAGTCAGTCGTTGATGCTCTTCTTAATCAATTAAAGAAGTTTAATGTAACGATTAAGACAAACACTCCTGTTAAAGAAGTGTTGTATGAAAATGATAAAACATGTGGCATTACACTCACTTCTGGCGAAACAATTAATAGTAATGCTGTTATTGTCGCAGTTGGTGGAAAATCAGTACCACATACTGGTTCTACAGGTGATGGCTATGCTTGGGCGGAAAAAGCTGGACATACGATTACAGAGTTATTTCCTACGGAAGTTCCGATTACTTCAAACGAACGCTTCATTAGAGAAAAGCAACTACAAGGGCTTGCTCTGCGTGACATTGATTTAAAAGTTGTAAACCCAAAAGGAAAAGATGTAATCGTTCATAAAGGAGATATGCTCTTTACTCATTTCGGCATCTCAGGACCGATGGCTCTTCGTTGCAGTCAATTCGTTATTAAAACAATGAAAAAGTTTTCCTTAAAAGAAGTTGAAATGCAAATCGACAGCATGCCGGATGATTCCATAGAAAGCGTATTCCAAAAGTTAAATAAATTAGGTAAAGAAGAGCCAAAAAAAGCAATTAAAAATTTATATAAAGGACTTGTACCTGAGCGTTACCTATTATTCTTACTGGAAAAAGCAGATCTAGACTTACAGCAAACTTATGCCAATACATCTAACGAACAACTTCGTACGTTTGCAGCACTTTTAAAAGGATTCTCTTTCAAAGTAAATGGTACACTCTCTATTGAAAAAGCATTCGTTACTGGAGGCGGAGTTTCCGTGAAAGAAGTTAATCCAAAAACGATGCAATCGAAAATCATGGACCGATTATTTTTCTGTGGAGAAATTTTGGATATTCATGGATACACTGGGGGCTACAATATCACTTCTGCGTTAGTTACTGGTCGACTAGCAGGAATAAACGCAGCTGAAAAATAA